One window of the Staphylococcus equorum genome contains the following:
- the rpsA gene encoding 30S ribosomal protein S1, whose translation MTEEFNESMIKEIKEGDTVTGEIQEIDEKQVIVNINGAKFNGIIPISQLSTHHIDNPGDAVKVGDEIGAYVTKVEYDEENETGAYILSKRQLETEKSYEFLQEQLDNNKTIEAKVTEVVKGGLVVDVGQRGFVPASLISTDFIEDFSDFEGQVLKLKVEELDPANNRVILSRKAVEALENAEKKDDLLNSLNEGDVIEGKVARLTNFGAFVDIGGVDGLVHVSELSHEHVKSPEDVVSIGDTVNVKVKSVDRDSERISLSIKDTLPSPFESIKGEFNEGDVIEGTVVRLTNFGAFVEIKPGVQGLVHISEIRHTHIGSPSEVLEPGEVVGVKVLGVDVEKERISLSIKATLEAENVVESDSATTKSYLESGSDDDDNPTLGDVFGDKLKDFKF comes from the coding sequence ATGACTGAAGAATTCAACGAATCAATGATCAAAGAGATTAAAGAAGGGGATACGGTTACTGGTGAGATTCAAGAAATTGATGAAAAACAAGTAATTGTAAACATTAACGGTGCTAAATTTAATGGTATTATCCCTATTAGTCAACTTTCTACGCATCATATAGACAACCCAGGTGATGCTGTCAAAGTTGGTGATGAAATTGGTGCATATGTTACAAAAGTAGAGTATGACGAAGAAAATGAGACAGGTGCTTATATTCTTTCTAAACGTCAACTTGAAACAGAAAAATCATATGAATTTTTACAAGAACAATTAGACAACAATAAAACGATTGAAGCTAAAGTCACTGAAGTAGTAAAAGGTGGTTTAGTAGTCGATGTTGGTCAAAGAGGGTTTGTTCCAGCTTCATTAATTTCAACAGACTTCATTGAAGATTTCTCTGATTTCGAAGGACAAGTTCTTAAACTAAAAGTGGAAGAACTAGATCCTGCTAATAATCGTGTCATTCTTAGTCGTAAAGCTGTAGAGGCATTAGAAAATGCAGAGAAAAAAGACGATTTATTAAATTCACTTAATGAAGGCGATGTTATCGAAGGTAAAGTTGCACGCTTAACTAACTTTGGCGCTTTTGTAGATATCGGCGGCGTAGACGGACTTGTTCACGTTTCTGAATTATCTCATGAACACGTTAAATCTCCAGAAGACGTAGTATCTATTGGAGATACAGTTAACGTAAAAGTAAAATCAGTTGATAGAGATTCAGAGCGCATTTCATTATCAATTAAAGATACTTTACCAAGTCCATTTGAATCAATAAAAGGTGAGTTTAACGAAGGTGATGTCATCGAAGGAACTGTTGTTAGACTAACTAACTTCGGTGCCTTTGTTGAAATTAAACCAGGCGTTCAAGGTTTAGTACACATTTCTGAAATAAGACATACTCACATTGGTTCACCAAGCGAAGTATTAGAGCCTGGAGAAGTCGTAGGTGTCAAAGTACTAGGTGTCGACGTAGAAAAAGAACGTATTTCGTTATCTATTAAAGCAACATTAGAAGCGGAAAATGTAGTTGAAAGTGATAGTGCCACTACGAAATCATACTTGGAAAGTGGTTCTGACGATGATGACAACCCTACTTTAGGTGATGTTTTCGGAGATAAATTAAAAGACTTCAAGTTTTAA
- the der gene encoding ribosome biogenesis GTPase Der, with amino-acid sequence MTKPIVAIVGRPNVGKSTIFNRVVGERVSIVEDTPGVTRDRIYSSGEWLTHDFNVIDTGGIEIGDAPFQTQIRAQAEVAIDESDVIIFMVNVREGLTQSDQVVAQMLYKSKKPVVLAVNKVDNPEMRNEIYDFYALGFGDPYPISGSHGLGLGDLLDEVVKHFKEEEPDPYDDDTIRLSIIGRPNVGKSSLVNAILGEERVIVSNVAGTTRDAVDTQYTYDDQDYVLIDTAGMRKKGKVYENTEKYSVLRALKAIERSNVILVVIDADQGIIEQDKRVAGYAHEEGKAIVIVVNKWDTVDKETNTMKKFKDEVRKEFQFLDYAEVAFVSAKESQRLKTLFPYITQASENHKKRVKSSTLNEVITDAISMNPTPTDKGRRLNVFYTTQVAIEPPTFIVFVNDVELMHFSYKRYLENQIRAAFGFEGTPVHIIPRKRN; translated from the coding sequence ATGACTAAACCTATAGTAGCAATTGTAGGCAGGCCCAATGTAGGCAAATCTACAATTTTCAATAGAGTCGTAGGTGAGCGTGTATCTATCGTAGAAGATACACCCGGTGTGACTCGAGACAGAATTTATTCATCAGGCGAATGGTTAACACATGATTTTAACGTCATCGACACAGGTGGTATTGAAATTGGTGACGCACCATTCCAAACACAAATAAGAGCACAAGCAGAAGTTGCAATTGATGAATCTGATGTCATTATTTTTATGGTTAACGTACGTGAAGGTTTAACACAAAGTGATCAAGTTGTTGCTCAAATGTTGTATAAATCAAAAAAACCTGTTGTTTTAGCAGTTAATAAAGTAGATAATCCAGAAATGAGAAATGAAATCTATGATTTCTATGCGCTTGGCTTTGGCGACCCTTATCCAATTTCTGGTTCGCATGGTTTAGGTCTAGGTGATCTTTTAGATGAAGTTGTCAAACACTTTAAAGAAGAAGAACCTGATCCATATGATGACGATACGATTCGCTTATCTATTATCGGACGTCCAAATGTTGGTAAATCTAGCTTAGTCAATGCAATACTAGGTGAAGAACGTGTTATCGTTTCGAACGTAGCAGGAACAACACGTGATGCAGTCGATACTCAATATACTTATGACGACCAAGACTATGTCTTAATTGATACAGCGGGTATGCGTAAAAAAGGTAAAGTATATGAAAATACGGAAAAATATTCTGTATTACGTGCCCTAAAAGCCATCGAACGCTCAAACGTTATTTTAGTTGTTATTGATGCTGATCAAGGCATTATAGAACAAGATAAACGCGTGGCCGGATATGCTCATGAAGAAGGTAAAGCTATTGTAATCGTAGTAAATAAATGGGATACAGTTGATAAAGAAACGAATACTATGAAAAAATTCAAAGATGAGGTTCGTAAAGAATTCCAATTCTTAGATTACGCTGAAGTTGCATTTGTTTCTGCAAAAGAAAGTCAAAGACTTAAAACGTTATTCCCTTATATTACACAAGCCAGCGAAAACCATAAAAAACGCGTGAAGAGTTCAACTTTAAATGAAGTAATCACTGACGCTATTTCTATGAACCCAACTCCGACTGATAAAGGTCGTAGATTGAACGTTTTCTATACTACGCAGGTAGCAATTGAACCACCAACCTTTATCGTTTTTGTAAATGATGTAGAATTAATGCACTTTTCTTATAAACGTTATTTGGAAAATCAAATCAGAGCAGCATTCGGTTTTGAAGGTACACCTGTGCATATTATACCTAGAAAGAGAAATTAA
- the cmk gene encoding (d)CMP kinase — MKLINIALDGPAAAGKSTIAKRVAAQLSMIYVDTGAMYRAITYKYLQQNKTEDFSQLIDSSELSLTYDEEKGQRVILDNYDVTDFLRENNVTNNVSFVASKEAVRTFAVKKQQELAAQKGIVMDGRDIGTVVLPDADLKIYMIASVEERAMRRQKDNEQRGIDSNVEQLKQEIADRDNYDMTREISPLKKADDAITVDTTGKSIEKVTEEILSLVTEIK, encoded by the coding sequence ATGAAATTAATTAATATCGCACTTGATGGACCTGCTGCAGCAGGGAAAAGTACAATAGCTAAACGCGTTGCTGCACAATTATCTATGATTTATGTAGATACTGGCGCAATGTATCGAGCTATAACTTATAAATATTTACAACAAAACAAGACTGAAGACTTCTCGCAATTGATAGATTCATCTGAATTATCATTAACATATGATGAAGAAAAAGGTCAGAGAGTCATTTTAGATAACTATGATGTTACTGATTTTTTAAGAGAAAATAATGTAACAAACAATGTTTCCTTTGTAGCATCTAAAGAAGCTGTGCGTACTTTTGCAGTTAAGAAGCAACAAGAATTAGCAGCTCAAAAGGGCATTGTTATGGATGGTAGAGATATCGGAACAGTTGTATTGCCAGATGCAGATTTAAAAATTTATATGATTGCCTCTGTTGAAGAACGTGCAATGCGTAGACAAAAAGATAATGAACAAAGAGGCATCGACTCTAATGTAGAACAACTAAAGCAAGAAATTGCGGATCGAGATAATTATGACATGACACGTGAAATTTCACCTTTGAAAAAAGCGGATGATGCAATTACGGTAGATACAACTGGTAAAAGTATTGAAAAAGTAACTGAAGAAATTTTATCATTAGTTACTGAAATTAAATAA
- a CDS encoding NAD(P)H-dependent glycerol-3-phosphate dehydrogenase, translating to MSKVTVFGTGSFGTALANVLAENGHQVLMWGKNEQTINEINKQHINSKYLKTAKINDSIKATLDIKAAINFSEVFLMALPTKAIRTVASEIDSLLSTPKTFIHVAKGIENDTYKRVSEMLEDSISAEHNAGIGVLSGPSHAEEVVIKQPTTVAASSKSPEVSKLTQDLFMNDYLRVYTNDDLVGVELGGALKNIIAVASGVISGMGFGDNAKAALMTRGLAEISRLGEKLGADPITFLGLGGIGDLIVTCTSTHSRNYTLGFKLGEGKSLDTALDEMDMVVEGVYTTKSVYHLAKAQDVDMPITNALYSVLFENRPVDESVKDLMGRGKKSE from the coding sequence ATGTCTAAAGTAACAGTCTTTGGTACAGGAAGTTTCGGTACAGCTTTAGCAAATGTTTTAGCTGAAAATGGACACCAAGTATTGATGTGGGGTAAAAATGAACAAACAATCAATGAAATTAATAAACAACACATCAATAGTAAATATTTAAAAACAGCTAAGATTAATGATTCAATCAAAGCAACATTAGATATTAAAGCTGCTATAAATTTTTCTGAAGTTTTTTTAATGGCATTGCCTACAAAAGCTATTAGAACAGTAGCAAGCGAAATTGATTCACTTTTATCAACTCCAAAAACATTTATACATGTAGCAAAAGGAATAGAAAATGATACTTATAAACGTGTCTCTGAAATGCTAGAAGATTCTATTTCAGCAGAACATAATGCAGGTATCGGTGTATTATCAGGCCCAAGTCATGCAGAAGAAGTTGTCATTAAACAACCAACGACAGTTGCTGCATCTTCTAAGTCACCTGAAGTAAGTAAATTAACACAAGACTTATTCATGAATGATTATTTACGTGTTTACACAAATGATGATCTTGTAGGCGTTGAATTAGGTGGCGCCTTAAAAAATATCATCGCTGTAGCAAGCGGTGTGATTTCAGGTATGGGCTTTGGTGATAATGCTAAAGCAGCACTCATGACAAGAGGTTTAGCTGAAATTAGCCGTTTAGGTGAAAAACTAGGTGCTGATCCTATTACTTTCTTAGGTTTAGGGGGCATTGGTGACTTAATCGTTACATGTACATCTACGCATTCTAGAAACTACACTTTAGGATTTAAATTGGGTGAAGGAAAATCATTAGACACAGCGTTAGATGAGATGGATATGGTTGTCGAAGGTGTGTACACCACAAAATCAGTTTATCATTTAGCAAAAGCGCAAGATGTTGACATGCCAATAACGAATGCACTTTACAGTGTATTATTTGAAAACAGACCTGTAGATGAGAGTGTTAAAGATCTTATGGGCCGTGGAAAAAAATCAGAATAA
- a CDS encoding HU family DNA-binding protein yields MNKTDLINAVAEQADLTKKEAGLAVDAVFESIQSSLSKGEKVQLIGFGNFEVRERAARKGRNPQTGKEIDIPASKVPAFKAGKALKDAVK; encoded by the coding sequence ATGAACAAGACAGATTTAATTAATGCTGTTGCAGAGCAAGCTGATTTAACTAAAAAAGAGGCTGGTTTAGCTGTAGATGCAGTATTCGAATCAATTCAATCATCACTTTCTAAAGGTGAAAAAGTACAATTAATTGGATTCGGTAACTTCGAAGTACGCGAACGTGCTGCTCGTAAAGGCCGTAACCCACAAACAGGTAAAGAAATTGATATCCCTGCAAGCAAAGTTCCAGCATTCAAAGCTGGTAAAGCATTAAAAGACGCAGTTAAATAA
- a CDS encoding asparaginase, which yields MKKLLLIHTGGTISMSQDETNKVVTNSDNPISNHQDIIKQYADVTEITPFNVPSPHMNIKYVETLKLIIEDANRDENYDGFVITHGTDTLEETAYLLDLTINVSKPITITGAMRSSNEIGSDGLYNFISAIRVASSDNAADMGVMVVFNDEIHTARNVTKTHTSNTNTFQSPNHGPLGVVTKNSVQFHHKPYEHLVLNDINHDLNIPLVKAYMGMNNDVLNFYSEHQVDGIIIEGLGQGNLPPTCLEGLEKCLDKEIPVVLVSRSFNGIVGPIYAYEGGGATLAEKGVVFSNGLNGPKARLKLLVGLSNQLNAKQLKKYFESQL from the coding sequence ATGAAAAAACTTCTTCTCATACATACTGGTGGGACGATTAGCATGTCACAAGATGAAACTAATAAAGTAGTAACAAATTCAGACAATCCAATATCCAACCATCAAGACATTATTAAACAATATGCTGATGTAACAGAAATTACGCCATTTAACGTTCCATCCCCACATATGAATATAAAGTATGTAGAAACATTAAAGCTTATTATTGAAGATGCTAATAGGGATGAAAATTATGATGGGTTTGTTATTACACATGGTACAGATACGTTAGAAGAAACGGCATACTTATTAGATCTTACTATAAATGTTTCAAAACCGATAACAATTACGGGTGCTATGCGTTCTTCAAATGAAATTGGCTCAGATGGTTTATATAATTTTATCTCAGCTATTAGAGTGGCTTCAAGTGATAATGCAGCAGATATGGGTGTTATGGTTGTATTTAACGATGAAATTCATACTGCACGAAATGTGACTAAAACGCATACCTCCAATACGAATACATTCCAGAGTCCTAATCATGGACCATTGGGCGTAGTGACAAAAAATAGTGTTCAATTCCACCATAAACCATACGAACATTTAGTTTTAAATGATATTAACCATGATTTAAACATTCCTTTAGTAAAGGCTTATATGGGTATGAATAATGATGTATTAAACTTTTATAGTGAGCATCAAGTTGATGGTATTATTATCGAAGGTCTAGGACAAGGCAACCTTCCACCTACTTGTTTGGAAGGCCTAGAAAAGTGTTTAGATAAAGAGATACCAGTTGTGCTTGTCTCACGCTCATTTAATGGTATTGTTGGCCCAATTTATGCCTATGAAGGTGGCGGTGCTACCTTAGCTGAAAAAGGCGTTGTTTTTTCAAATGGATTAAATGGACCGAAAGCAAGACTTAAACTTTTAGTAGGTTTAAGTAACCAATTAAACGCTAAGCAGTTAAAAAAATATTTCGAATCACAGTTATAA